A window of Planctomycetota bacterium contains these coding sequences:
- the deoC gene encoding deoxyribose-phosphate aldolase produces the protein MPTEETTRGLTVETLARLIDHTLLAPDHTVEDVERVCEEAIGYGFHTVSAAPYDVERVVKLLHGTDVLAGGTVGIPFGYAGLDVKREEARVCIESGAGEVDMVINLVAMKSGRYADVRDEIAAIRKITTGCCLKVILECCYLSDEEKARACELALEAQADFVKTSTGFGPGGATTHDVRLLRQTVGDRAGVKAAGGIRTFHDVSEMVRAGASRIGTSAGVRIIEDFQNREDE, from the coding sequence ATGCCGACCGAGGAAACAACCCGCGGCCTGACGGTCGAGACCCTGGCTCGCCTCATTGACCACACGCTCCTGGCGCCCGACCACACCGTCGAGGACGTCGAGCGCGTCTGCGAGGAGGCGATCGGCTACGGCTTTCACACCGTCTCGGCCGCCCCGTACGACGTCGAACGCGTCGTGAAACTGCTTCATGGAACGGACGTCCTGGCGGGCGGCACGGTGGGAATCCCCTTCGGCTACGCCGGCCTCGACGTCAAGCGCGAGGAGGCCCGCGTCTGCATCGAGTCCGGCGCCGGCGAAGTCGACATGGTCATCAACCTCGTGGCGATGAAGAGCGGACGCTACGCCGACGTCCGCGACGAAATCGCCGCCATCCGCAAAATCACCACCGGCTGCTGCCTCAAGGTCATCCTCGAATGCTGCTATCTCTCGGACGAGGAAAAGGCCAGGGCCTGCGAACTCGCGCTCGAGGCCCAGGCCGACTTCGTCAAGACCTCGACCGGCTTCGGCCCCGGCGGCGCCACGACGCACGACGTCCGGCTGCTTCGGCAAACGGTCGGCGACCGCGCCGGCGTCAAGGCCGCCGGAGGCATCCGCACCTTCCACGACGTCTCGGAAATGGTCCGCGCGGGCGCTTCCCGCATCGGCACGAG